The Apium graveolens cultivar Ventura chromosome 6, ASM990537v1, whole genome shotgun sequence genome contains a region encoding:
- the LOC141664766 gene encoding blue copper protein 1a-like, which produces MKLSDSSYKSWMQQCCVANIEIFKYSAGVHNVHRADLASFQSCTPSATSNALTTGNDEITLASEGKKWYLCSKATHCATGNMKLAITVLPEVESPAPPPEISAATAFGSSTQLLWIGAALAALMMMI; this is translated from the exons ATGAAGTTATCGGACAGTTCATACAAATCTTGGATGCAACAGTGCTGTGTTGCAAACATAGAAA TTTTCAAGTACTCTGCTGGAGTTCACAATGTTCATAGAGCAGATTTAGCTTCATTCCAGAGCTGCACACCATCCGCAACAAGTAATGCTCTTACTACCGGAAATGATGAAATTACTCTTGCAAGTGAAGGCAAAAAATGGTATTTGTGCAGCAAAGCTACTCATTGTGCCACCGGAAATATGAAGCTTGCAATAACAGTGTTGCCTGAGGTTGAATCTCCTGCGCCACCACCTGAAATTTCTGCAGCTACTGCATTTGGAAGTTCTACACAATTGTTATGGATTGGTGCAGCACTGGCAGCACTTATGATGATGATTTAA
- the LOC141668660 gene encoding blue copper protein 1a-like: MASTSLLVAFAIISAIVAPALATDFVVGDENGWTTNFDYKTWAASKEFHVGDRLIFKYTSGVHNVHRADLASFQECKQSSTSVALTTGNDVITLASEGKKWYLCTKATHCATGNMKLAITVLPQVGSPAPEPAPAVSTAFGIRASMYLACITAAFGTLSMLMV; this comes from the exons ATGGCCTCTACTAGTCTCTTGGTTGCATTTGCCATTATTTCAGCAATTGTCGCTCCAGCTTTGGCAACAGACTTCGTGGTCGGAGATGAAAATGGCTGGACAACCAATTTCGATTACAAAACTTGGGCTGCCAGCAAGGAATTTCACGTCGGCGATAGACTCA TTTTCAAGTATACTTCCGGAGTCCATAATGTTCATAGGGCAGATTTAGCTTCATTCCAAGAATGTAAACAATCTTCAACAAGTGTTGCTCTCACCACCGGAAACGATGTGATTACTCTTGCAAGTGAAGGCAAAAAATGGTACTTATGCACCAAAGCTACTCATTGTGCTACTGGAAATATGAAGCTTGCGATAACGGTGTTACCTCAAGTAGGTTCTCCTGCACCAGAACCAGCACCTGCAGTATCTACAGCTTTTGGAATTAGAGCTTCTATGTACTTGGCATGTATCACCGCAGCATTTGGAACACTTTCGATGTTGATGGTTTAA